From Halomarina ordinaria:
CGATTTGAAAGAGAGACTCGGACAGGACAGATATCGGACAGAAAAATACTACCCCATCGATAAGAACGGCAACCTCAATGAAGCCTATCTGGCGAATCTATCCCAATCTGCAACGGAGTTTCTCTTGAGTCAGGTAGACTCAGTTGAGGAGCCCGAAACCACTGAGGAAACTTCACGAACTCCAAGAAGGATCTGGCAAATCACGCCCGAGAGAGGCGGCGAATACTGGGGTGCGTGGATGCAGCATGGAATTGCGTCTATCGGATACGGACTCGACCATAAGGTGACGGACGATGTAGCAGACATCGACGATGTCGATGAGCTATCTGATGGAGAACTCGTCGAGATCGCTGCGGATGCCGGCAACAACCATGGTCGCGGTATGGCATACCGGTTCCAGTATGAAATCGACGAGGGCGATGTGATAATCGCAAAACAGGGGCGTACCTCAGAGCCCGACATAATCTATGGGGTCGGTATCGTTACTGCTGCCCACCACGAGAAGAACTATCCTGAAATTAATCACACGGATGTCGTTGGCGTAGACTGGAAGGTGACTTTCGGGGAAGGAGGTGTAGATATTGCTGTTGACAGTGGTGCCGATTCGATCAAGACATACACACTAGATACTCTTGATCCAGAGTACTACCGCGAGCTCACGTCCGAACTCGCCGGTAAAGCAGACGTAGACCGCGATGAACTCCTTGCTTTCGTCTTTGATGAGTCGTCTACTGATGCTGAGGGAGAAACAAAAGACGAAGACACGAACTATTTCTGGATTTCCGCTAACCCCTCGATCTGGAAAGTCGAGAGCATCGAAGACGGTGGAGAGGTTTTCTATACTGCGTACAATCGAAAGGGGAACAAACGCCGAATCTTTGGTGCATTCGAGGAGGCCTCTCCCGGCGACAAGGTGCTGTTCTATGAATCTCAGCCCGTCCAGGCCATCGTCGCAGAAGGGACAATTCGGGAAGGGCTCCACGAAGATGAACACGAAGAGTACGATCAACCGATCGACGGAATCACGATCGAGTACAGCCGAGCCATGGAAGAAATTTCGTGGGAACAGCTCACCGCGGTCCCGGATCTTGAAGATGCCTCTCCAATCAGAAACCGCGCACAAGGAAGCCTCTTCCCCCTTACCGAAGACGAGTTCGAAACTATCCTCGCACTAGAGGATCCGATTGAAGACGGTGTCTCACAGGACGCCATTAATCAACTCAAAACAAAACTCACCTCTCCGGAGGTCAACGTCTCGATTCCTAACAGTCTCTACTTCGATGACGCTGACCGACTTCGACGCGAGATCGAAGCCTCGCTCCAGTCTGGAAAGCACCTCATCTTCACCGGACCACCGGGCACCGGGAAGACAAAACTAGCTAAGGCGATCTGTGAATCCGCGACGACCCACGAGCAGGTCGACGATTACAGGTTCACAACCGCGACCTCCGAATGGACTGCGTTTGACACGATTGGCGGATATGTTCCATCTACGGGTGACGGTGGACAGGAACTCCTGTTCGAACCTCGGCTCTTCCTGAAGTGCTTCCGGCAAGACCGTGTCGTCAACGAGTGGCTCATCATCGACGAAATCAACCGATCAGACATCGACAAAGCCTTTGGACAACTCTTCTCCGTCCTGTCCGGCGATTCAACCGAACTACCATACGAACGCGACCGAACTGTCGAACTCCGCTCACTTTCTAATTCAACAACTGACGAAGAGCTCGCCGACATTATTGGGAACCCAGACGCCTTCCCAGTCACCCCCTCGTGGCGGCTAATTGCCACAATGAACACGTACGACAAAACCTCGCTGTACGAAATGTCGTACGCATTTATGCGCCGTTTCAACTTCGTCCACGTCGGCGTTCCGCCACTCACCAGCGATGACGAAGTCCGAACCTCACTCCTCGATCCAGACGGAACTGACAATTACGCGACTGCGTGGCTCGCCGACGATGAGTCACTCCGATCGGTTCTCGAAGACGTGTACCCTGTCGTTGCAGTTCTGTGGCAACGCATCAATGAACACCGCGTCATCGGTCCCTCCATCGTGTACGATATCGTCCGGTATCTCGCCTCGTACGATGACGCCGGCGGATCACGGACAGACGCGCTCACATCTGCTGTCGTCTCCCTCGTCTACCCGCAATTGGAGGGAATGAGACCAGAACAGCAGAAACAATTGATTCGGTCACTCACCGATCAGAACGTCGCTACGGAAAACGGATCTGTAACACTTGATCTCGACAAGTCGTTACTCCAGCACAAAGCGGCTGACTTCTTCGGTATCACATTCGACGATGACGCGTAGTCTAGCAGTAGAGGAACTCGTTAACGCCACCAGCGAAGAGCTGGGTACGTACTTACGGAGCGGCGCGCTGAACACGAACGCACTCACGCGCTCACTCGATTACGAAGGTCTCGATATTGAGGACTGGGAGCGTATCAAACGCATCCATTTCTGTCTCGCAGACGACGTCCACGATTTCATCAGCGCTCTTCCTGACCGGGTTCGTCGGATCAAGACCGAACATCAACGTGAAAACATCCACACGCAAGGCGAAGTCCGCGGGTCGATTAACTGGAGTGGCACACTTCGTACCCGCTCCGAAACCGGCTACGCAGACCGTAGCCGCTTTGTCTGCAACACCCCCTATACTGAATACGATATTGCAGAGAACCGCGTTTTGAAGCGCCTCCTGTGGCAAATCCACCACACAGTTGCAGACGAACTCCAGAGCGTCGAGTACGATTGGCGGCACGACTTCTGGACCGATAACCAGCTCGCCAGCTTCGACCGGCTCTACAAGCAGAACGTCCACCTGAACCGCATCAAAGACGGGCCAACCATCTCCATTTCCGGACAGGATATGACCACCGCTCGCCAGTCACGCCTCCCCCTCTATACCGAAGCCTACGACCTCTACGACACGTTTCAACGCCTCCAAGCCGATACGCTCGACCCGGACATCACGGAACTCCTCGCAGACACACTCGTCGTCCCGAGCGACACACCAACTCTCTTCGAACTCTTCTGCTGCTTCCGCCTCATCCGTATTCTCAACCGTTATTCTCCCGGCTTCTCTCTCAAACCAATCGACGGTGAAAGCAGTGCGCTCGCCCACCTCGAATCAGACGATACCCGCATCGAAATCCACCACAACAGTACCGGCAATCTCAGCTTTCACGAACCGCTTGACGCGACACGTCGTCCAGCACACTCGCAGTACGCACGTTACCACGATGTTCTCATCGACTACAGCAACACCCTAGAATCACTCACCGGCAACCCACACGATTCTGTCTTATATAGTGGTCGTCCCGACATCATCATCGAGAGCTACGACACCACATCCGACGAACAACTCGTCTCCGTACTCCTCGGCGAAGTCAAACATTCCGACGCGACACAGACCTTCAAACAAGGCCTCGAGGAGCTCCTCACTTACCGGCGATTCGCCAACAATAATGGCTACCTCATCGACGATCCAGAGGTCTCTCTCACTAGCCTTCTCATCACGAATGGTCTTACCACACCAGGTACGAGCGACGATGTTATCCATCTCAACGGAACCGATCTACTCGACACCGCAAAACAGCAACATTCGGACTGGATTCTTCCTTCCCTTAGACCTCCCATTATCCCAGAGCAAGCCTGAGCCTATACGATCATAACTCGTGCCGTCTGGTCTCGACGGTGTCTACAGATACCGTCAGTTCCGTCACAAACGCGCCGTGATTCCGGTACGGCTCGCTAATCCGCATCGCTGGCCCTGTATAGAACACTGGTGTCCCGTCATCCGCCTCGAACGTATACCCATTCTCGAAATCTCGTTTCTTTGGACGGTGCTCATCACCGATCAGCACGCAATCAAACGATACGTGTGACTGCGCGAGTAATCGATCCAAATCAACATCAGCGTCGTACCGACGGTACGGCGTCAACCCGTCGTGAAGACACAGTACGTTCGGACCGGAAGACGCTGCACCGAACGCGATATCAGACGGGTCCCATTCTCGCGAGTGGAACTTCCCGACGTCGTCGATTCCCACGTTCCCCGCGGAGATACCGTACGCATCGAGTGGTCCGCTAGCGACCGATGTTGGGCTGGTCGATAACTCCGTAAGATGTCCTTTCGTCACCTGAGTTTTGAGCCACGAGATCCCGTCAACTGAATCCGGATGCTGCGGGTTCGCCGAGTCATGATCGTGCGACCCGATAATACAGTAAACTGGAATGTCACGTGATGACAATCCTGATAAAATCCCACTGGCGAACTCAAGAGTTTCTTTGTCCACCTCGTGATCCAAAATGTCTCCTGTGTGAATAATCGCGTCAACACTCCGCTCAATCGCAAGCCGCGTCACTCGCCCGATTGTCTCCTCACTCGAAATGTCCTGAACCCACGACACGGTACTCCCCCGCCCAGTTTTCTCTCGATTCTCGTATCCTATGTGCGTATCACTCACAAACAGCACCGTCGTCTCAGACCCCGTCATTCCACGTCCAACATTCTCTCGTGCTCGGTGGACCCGCTCAGGGTCAAGCAGGAGATCGACTCCGTCACCTGGCCGATCAGCCGCGGGTTCAGCTGGGAATTCAGCCAGCAGCGAGATTGCCCAATCAACCTCTTCCGACGAGACTTTTACAGGAAGCACTTCTCTCGATTCAGGTGCAACCGGTAATTTCGCACCTGCCGGCACATACCGGCGATCTGATTCACGTGGGTCCGCCACCGCGATCGCCGAAAACTCCGTCACCCGATCCCCGTTTCCGTGTCGCCGCGCGTAGTCCTTCCGCTTCCCCAAATTCCGCTCCTTCTGTTGTGCTCCATAGCACGATGCCCTATCAGCTAACAACTCATCATCGTACAGTACAGACCGCAATGCCACCTTCCATTCCGAATCCGTCCCAGTAGGCAGCGACCCATAAAGAACAGAGAGACAATCGTACAGCTCAGTCAGCTCGTTCCCAGAACCCATCGTATTCACTATCTCTCCCCTGTCGGGCGATATTAAACCCCCGAGGTACGGAACGTACGGTTTGGTCTTCAGAAAACGGGAGGCGTTGGTTCTAAGCCACCACCTCTTCTGGATGTATATATGACTTCAACTGATCTCGCCGATGCGTTCGTCTCGACTAAAGAGGCCCTCAGCGATGCAGGTATTGAGGATGAGTTCTTTCTTGACCTGCTCGCCTCACGCTTGTTGGTAGAGCGCGTGGGCGAGTCGAATAACCAAGGCTGGTGGGACTCACGGGTTCTCTCTGAGACTGGGCGGACCCGACTCGAAGAAGTAACGCCGAAAACGCAACTCCAATCTCGAATCTCCCTCGCATCGAAAGTCGGGAGGAAAGCAGAATCAGACCGACTTCCAGCAGATGCCATCTCCCTGTTCTCGTTCGGCCCTCAAGTGGAATCCCGCCTCTCTGCTGCCATTGAAGACATCGAACCTGCCGATACTCAATCTCTGGAGGCGCTTGAGAACATCTCTGTTCAATCTCTGAGTGAAGGCTGGACGGACCGAATCATCGAGCAAACTGGATCAAACATCACAGCAGCATCTACCACGCTCACCGACCCAGGGACTGGTGATTCATTCCGTATCGAGGAGGAGGGGTACACACAGTCCGAGGTCGAACCAGAGAAATGGCGGCTGCTGGTCACCCTTCTGCAAGGGTACGGGCATAGCACCGACCGTCTCTGTGTGCCGTACTACCCCCTCAAGTCAGAACTTAAATCCGAAAGCGCGTGAGATATCCATATGAGTAACGAGCATATTGAGCCGAGAGATGGCGAGGAAATAGAAGCAGCGGCGAGTCTCGACCCGAAAATCGCCCATCACAGTACGTATATCGACGAGACGAAACGCATCCTTCGTACGTACGTCGATTGTGAGTCCTACGAAGAACTGGAGCGGCGGGTCGTTGAAGAGAACATCCTGAACAAGGACACAGACGAGTATCGAACGAACATTCTCCGCGAAGTCACACGTCGTCACATCCCCGATAAAGAGGAGTACACAGAGACGCCACTAATGAAGATTATGTCGGCTGACGTCCGGAGCGACGTAACCGACTGGTGTCTCTACTACGAATTCGCGCAAGATCCGTTCATTCGCCTCGTCACCCTCGATTTCCTGTACCCTGAATTCGAACGGGGAACTCTCTCCGTGCAAGCTACGGACATCGTCACGTTCATCGAATCGATTCAAGAGGACTACGCCGACCTGCGTGACCGATCCGAATCGACGATCAACGAAGCCGCCACGAAGTACCTCACCGCACTCCGAAACTACGGGCTCTTAGAAGGCACCCAACGTAAGGAATTCGCTGTCATCTACGTCCCCGACGAGACAGTCGCTTACGTCGTCTACCGGCTCTTCCAGAAGGGGGCGAAGTCCGCATCAGATGTCATCGAACACGACGACTGGAAGTTATTCCTGATGAACGAATCCGAAGTTCAGCGCCGTATCCGAGATATCTCACCTCAGTATGTGAGCTACGAGAAGCGCGGATCGACAGAACGACTAATTACAAAGCATGACAGCATAGAGGACCTAATAGATGCTTTCTGACTTTCAAGCACGGCTCGAAGAAGTAGAACGACTCGTCAGAGACGATAGAGACGAAGTCGGAAAGCGCGCTGGAGTTCCCTTCATCGTCTTCACCTACGACCCTGGTGACGAACTCGAAGTCGACGAAGAGGTTCGAAACCTCATCGAGAAACTGGAGTATCACGACCAAACCGTCGCAGGAGTCGATATGCGCGAACTGGTCTTCAGCATCCTCGAAGACCGCGGCATCCTAGAGAACGTGATCGATCTCGAACGCCGGGATCGAGACCAGTTACTCGACGGACTGAAATCGTCGCTTCTGGACGACGGCGAGATGGGGCAGTTAGCGTCGGCCATCGCAACGGCGGCTGAAGACGCTGACACTGTGATTGTCTACCGGATGGGTATTCTGTATCCGTTCGCCAGTGCCTCCACACTCATGGGGCAATTAGAAATGAATACACCGGACGACACGCCCATCGTATTCTGCTACCCGGCGAAAGTCGATGACAAGAGTTTAAGATTCCTCGATGAATCGGAGGGGACATATTACCGTGCAAGGGTGATCGGACATGAGTGATACTACCTCCTCCCACCAGATTCACGAGATCTTCTACCGGCCAATCAATCGGAAGATCGACCGGGTCGTCAAAGTAGATAACGACGACCCGAGCGTCGTCAAGAAAGAACTCGAAGAGTACATCCTCACGCCACAGCTCGAACGTCACTTCTCGGACGCGTTAGAGGCCGTCATCGATACGGAACACGCACAGACGGAAGACGTCGGGATGTGGGTTTCCGGCTTCTTCGGCTCGGGGAAGAGCCACTACATGAAAATCCTCGGGCACATCCTCGAAAACCGCGAGTTCGAGGATACACACGCGGCCGAGATGTTCCGGGATCGAATCGAGGGCAACGAGATGCTCGACGGAGCGGTCTCGTCTGTCACCCAGAAGTTCGATTCCGAGGTGCTGATGTTCCAGATCGGCGCGAAAGCCGACGCATCCGGGAGCGAGTCCATCACGGAGATCATCCACCGTGAGTTCAACATCTCCCGTGGTTACGCCTCGATGCCCTGGGTCGCCCAAATGGAGCAGGAACTCGAATCACGAGGCGTGTACGACGAGTTCGTCGACGCCATCGAAGCGAACACCGGGAAAGACTGGACGGAAGCCCGCAAGGACGCCATGTTCGTCCGGTCCGACATGGAGACCGCATTAGTCGAGGCTACCGATGAGTTCGACGACGAAGACGATGCAGCCCGCGCAATCGACGACGTTCAGGACAACGTTCTGATCAACGCGTCCACGCTCGCCGAAGACATCGTGGACTACGTCGAACAGCGGGAAGCCGAGACTGGCGACAACTGTCGGTACTTCGTGTTCATCGACGAGATCTCGCAGTTCATCGGCGACGATGGGCAACTCCTCTTGGAACTCCAGAGCATCGTCGAGGAATTCGGGCAGAAAGGCAAAGGCAAGGTCTTCCTCGGAGTCACCTCCCAGGAACAACTCCAGCAACTTATTCCCGGCGTCTTGGAGAAGGAAGCCGAGGAGTCGAAAGTCATCGACCGCTTCCCACACCGGTTCGACCTCACCTCCGAGAACCTCGACAAGGTCGTCCGCGACCGTGTCCTCAGCAAGAAAGGCGAATTCAGAGGCATCCTCGGCAACCTGTATGACCAGCACGAAGGTATCCTTTCGGCTAGATACAAACTGGACTCCAGTCAGAGCCTGAAGCCAATTAACGAGGATAACTTCATCGACTGCTATCCGTTCCTTCCCTACCAACTCGATATCCTTCCGGAGATGTTCAAGGCTCTCGGGAAAGGCTCAGACGACCAGCTGGCAGGGAGTGAACGCACACTGATCGACGTCACCCAGAGCGTCCTCAAAGACGAGGCCCATCTCTACAACGACGAACTCGGGGCGCTCGTCACGCTGGACATGATCTTCGACGAGATCAGCAACGACATCCCCAGTAGTGACGTCAAGTCGATCCGCGAGGCGCGACCGAAAGACGCCGATCCGGAAATCGCACGACGCGTCCTCAAGTCCCTGTACCTCCTCCAGCAGCTCCCGTGGATTCCGAACACGGCCGACAACATTGCAACGTCACTCCAGACGGAACTCGGCCCCACGCAGCAACTGGAGGGTGACGTCGAAAAGACGCTCGATGCCCTTGTCAACGCCGGCTACGTCGGTCGGAGTGAAGAAGGCTACCGGTTCCTCCGTGAGACCGAGCGGGAACTCGAAAACGAGATCAAAGGCATCGAAGTCGGCCCAGGTGACATCCGGCGCTCGTCCAAACGCTTCCTGAACGACATCCTCGACGAAACGTCCCGTGTCAACTACCAAGGGAAGACGTTCCAGGTGAACCTGAGCATTGACGGCGAGGAAATCACGTCGAAGGGCCACATTGACCTCAAAACGTACTCGCCGATATACCAGCGATACGAGGATCTCGATCCGGACGGCCTGAAAACGCAGAGCTTCAGCGAGGACGGCACACTGTACTGGATCGCCGACAACGAGAAACAGCACGCCATCTACGAGAAGCTGAAATCGATCTACCAGATCAACACCGTTGTCAAAGAAAAGCGCGGCAACGAACTCAGCCAGGAGGAACAGGAAGCCCTCGGACAGAAGCAAGAAGACCTCCAGCGCCTCCGCAACGAAGTTGAACGCGAGTTCAAACGCAGCTTCCAGCGCGGAGTCCTCATTTACAACGGCGACACCGAGGAGTTCGACACCACGAGCACCTCGCTTACTTCGCTCGTTGCCCGGAAGACGGACAATGCCATCCCGAAGGTCTTCACGAGCTTCAAACACGGCTCCGCGACGGTCAAAGACCGACACATCGAGCAGATCTTCGGCGACCTCGACGGCTCGTCGAACCCGTCGGTCTTCTCCGACCTGGGTGTCGTCCAGGACGGCGATCTCATCGCCGAAGCCCGAATCGCCTCGGAAGTCGAAGACGAGATCCAACGCCGTGAGAAAGCAGGCGAGTCCCGCACCGGAAGCGACCTGATCGACCACTTCGCCGAACCGCCGTACGGCTGGAGCCGAGAAGTCGTCAGGCTCGCCGCAGCCGTGCTCTTCCGTAACGGCTCGATCATCCCGACGTACAAGGAACGGACCTACGGGACGTACACGGAAGACGGCGCACAGGAAGTGTTTACCCAGGTCACGAAGTTCAAGTCCACCTCCTTCGACGAGCGCGAGACCGTAGACATCGACACGCGAACGGACGCCAAACAGCTCCTTGACCGCCTGTTCGACCGCAAGGTCAAATCCACGGACCAGGCTGTTGATGAAGGCGTTCGAGAGGAAGCCAACACTTGGGTCTCGACCACCAGCACACTCCTCTCGCAGCTCCGGCGGGTAGACTTCCCGCTCACGGACGACGTCGAGCAGTTCCAAACCCGACTGAAGAACCTGCTTCAACAACCCACGTCGGCCAAGCGCATCAAGCAGTTCGTCGAATTCGAGGACGAACTCGAAGGCCTCACCAAAACCGCGAAAGACGTCGCCCAGTTCTGCGGTGAGAACGGCGGCGAAAACCGACTGAAAGAATACGAGACGATACAGCGATTCATCACGACCGAGTGGGAATCGCTCGTCGACGAGGCAGATGACCACTCGGCACTCGTGGACATCAGCGACGACGCGCGTGACGCCGCCGACCGCGTCAAGAACACGCTGGACACCGAGGGCGTCATCAGCCAGTGGAACAACGTCAAGACGGACTATCGAGCCGCAGCAGAAGCCTTCACCGCGACCTACGAAGCGCTGTACGAGAAACGGCACGAAACGTACACAAACTCCATCGACTCGGTGAAAGCATACGCTGGCTCCGACATCGACGAGGACGATCTCGACTCGGCATTGTCGGACCTAACGGAACGGCAGGGCGACGGGTCGGTGGATCTGGATATCTCGAACAAGGACCACATCAGTCCGGACCCCTCGCTCACCCGCCTCATAGAACACATCCAGACCGTCGACGCGTACGAGAGCGGGGCGAAAACCAAAATCGACGACTTGGACGATGACGACGACGATGGAACGGTCCGCGAGAGTGTAGACATCGACGATATCTTCGGGAGCGTCGTCGTGACTGAACCCGGAGACATCGACGCACCAATCAGTGAACTACGGGGGGAGATCGAGACCCTCCTCGACCAGGACGGTGACGTAGAGATTCGGTTCCGGTAACGCATCTGTTCGGGCTCCGACTTTTCACGAGAGGGCACTGCGAGATTCGGCAGACGCCGGGACAGCCCGTTCTCCCACAATTATAAGACACGCCGAATACTTGCTGGTTGTATGTCATCGCGGGCGGGAATCCCGACACAGCGTACTGCCGTCCCGCCCGTTTCGTGGCAGTGCGCGACCCTCTGATATCCATGTCCACGACACACGGTCAACCCGGTCTCTCGTCGGAACAGCGCTCAACTATCCGAAGCACCATCCTCAGCACGCGCCACACGCTCGAAGATGAACTTAGACGCCAGCTCGAAAGATACGGTATCTACGAGAACAAGCGACTCCCACTCGAAGACCTGTCCCATCTCTCAGCAGAAGACCGCCACACTCGACGAACGCTGGACGCCGCTATCGAGCGAGAACTCGAATCCACGGAAGGCGATCTGGAGCGGTCGATCACCAACTACGTCCGCGAAGCAACGAAGACTTACCTCAACCGGTTCGTCGCGCTGAAAACCATCGAGGTTCGTGGCCTCGTCGAGGAAACCATTACAGAGCGTCCAGAGTACGGCAACCGGTCGTACATACACCACACCGTGGCGGAGATCGCCGGCGAGCTAACCAACGCTCCAGACGACGGCTTCGGTGCCGCACTAGACCTAGCGTATCAGGAAATCGGCGCAGAGATTCGAATGATCTTCGAGGAATCCGAACACACCGCTATCGACCTCGATGCACAGGTTCGAGAGGAAGTTCTTGACGAACTGGATGCAATCGATGACGAAGCGTGGGAGAGTGACGAAGCGCTCGGCTGGGTGTACCAGTATTTCGGTGAGGAAGAACGCGAAGAGATCGACGACCGCGTCGACGAAGAGAACTACAAGATTGCTGGGACGGACATCGCCACGAAGACACAACTGTTCACTCCGCGGTACATCGTCGAGTGGATGGTCGACAACTCGTTGGGTCGGACGTGGCTCGAAATGCAGGGCGAACGGACGAATATCGACGATAAAGAGAATTGCTTCTACCTTGCCCCGCTGGCAGAATCCTTAATTGATCGAGAGACGAAAGCGGTTGAGAACATAACGGTTCTTGATCCTGCTTGTGGCAGTGGTCATATGCTGTTCTATGCTTTTGATGTACTCTACCAGATGTATCTGGAGGAAGGAGAGATCCCCGAGAAATATATCTCGCGTGAAATTCTTCGGAACAATCTCTACGGAATTGATATTGACTCTGGTGCAGCACAAATTGCAGCACTGTCACTATATCTCAAAGCGAAAACACGGGCTCCAAATGTAGAAGTCGACCAGATCAATGTCGCCTCGGCAGATGCAGTCCTAATAAATGGTGAGAAAAAGGAGGAAGTTCTCAGCCGAACACAATCGGAACTCGAAAAAGAAATTCTTGATCAGATATGGACTAGCTTCGAACACATCCGAGAATGGGGAAGTCTTGTCCGAGTTGAAGAGCGTATCGAGGAGATTATTGACGATTACCGAGATGAGCTCCAAGCCGCGGGCCAATCCAAGTTCACACAAAGTGGAGGGCTTGAGAAGCAAGCTTCTGTCGTCTCGTTCTCGGATGATGAATCTGAATCATGGGGGGCTGTGAAAGAGCGGCTACTTGAGAACGCCCGTGAAATAGCTCGAATAGCGCTTAACGAGGATAACCCAGTTGATGAAATGTTTGCTGCAGAGGTGTCAAAGACGGTTGAACTTCTGGATATCCTTATTCATGATTACGACGTGGTTGTCGCTAATCCACCTTACTTAGGTAGCGCAAAAATGGGAGATAATCTTAAGCAATACGTTAAAGACGGGTATGTTGGTACCCGTGACCTGTATGCTGCCTTCATTCAGCGATCCTGGGAGTTCGCCAAAGAAAACGGGTATGCATCGCTAGTCACACCCGAGAACTACATGTTCTCATATAGCTATCGAAAACTACGTCGAATTCTACTTCAAAACCATCAATTTGTCGAGGGTGTCCACCTCTCCCGATATGGATTTGACCAACAAAAAGACGCTTACACAATTCCGTTCCTTCTTCGCAATAGTGAGCCCGAGGAGCTCGATAAAACACGCTTCTATCGCATGACTCACGAACAGGATCTGTAC
This genomic window contains:
- the brxC gene encoding BREX system P-loop protein BrxC, whose translation is MSDTTSSHQIHEIFYRPINRKIDRVVKVDNDDPSVVKKELEEYILTPQLERHFSDALEAVIDTEHAQTEDVGMWVSGFFGSGKSHYMKILGHILENREFEDTHAAEMFRDRIEGNEMLDGAVSSVTQKFDSEVLMFQIGAKADASGSESITEIIHREFNISRGYASMPWVAQMEQELESRGVYDEFVDAIEANTGKDWTEARKDAMFVRSDMETALVEATDEFDDEDDAARAIDDVQDNVLINASTLAEDIVDYVEQREAETGDNCRYFVFIDEISQFIGDDGQLLLELQSIVEEFGQKGKGKVFLGVTSQEQLQQLIPGVLEKEAEESKVIDRFPHRFDLTSENLDKVVRDRVLSKKGEFRGILGNLYDQHEGILSARYKLDSSQSLKPINEDNFIDCYPFLPYQLDILPEMFKALGKGSDDQLAGSERTLIDVTQSVLKDEAHLYNDELGALVTLDMIFDEISNDIPSSDVKSIREARPKDADPEIARRVLKSLYLLQQLPWIPNTADNIATSLQTELGPTQQLEGDVEKTLDALVNAGYVGRSEEGYRFLRETERELENEIKGIEVGPGDIRRSSKRFLNDILDETSRVNYQGKTFQVNLSIDGEEITSKGHIDLKTYSPIYQRYEDLDPDGLKTQSFSEDGTLYWIADNEKQHAIYEKLKSIYQINTVVKEKRGNELSQEEQEALGQKQEDLQRLRNEVEREFKRSFQRGVLIYNGDTEEFDTTSTSLTSLVARKTDNAIPKVFTSFKHGSATVKDRHIEQIFGDLDGSSNPSVFSDLGVVQDGDLIAEARIASEVEDEIQRREKAGESRTGSDLIDHFAEPPYGWSREVVRLAAAVLFRNGSIIPTYKERTYGTYTEDGAQEVFTQVTKFKSTSFDERETVDIDTRTDAKQLLDRLFDRKVKSTDQAVDEGVREEANTWVSTTSTLLSQLRRVDFPLTDDVEQFQTRLKNLLQQPTSAKRIKQFVEFEDELEGLTKTAKDVAQFCGENGGENRLKEYETIQRFITTEWESLVDEADDHSALVDISDDARDAADRVKNTLDTEGVISQWNNVKTDYRAAAEAFTATYEALYEKRHETYTNSIDSVKAYAGSDIDEDDLDSALSDLTERQGDGSVDLDISNKDHISPDPSLTRLIEHIQTVDAYESGAKTKIDDLDDDDDDGTVRESVDIDDIFGSVVVTEPGDIDAPISELRGEIETLLDQDGDVEIRFR
- the pglX gene encoding BREX-1 system adenine-specific DNA-methyltransferase PglX, whose amino-acid sequence is MSTTHGQPGLSSEQRSTIRSTILSTRHTLEDELRRQLERYGIYENKRLPLEDLSHLSAEDRHTRRTLDAAIERELESTEGDLERSITNYVREATKTYLNRFVALKTIEVRGLVEETITERPEYGNRSYIHHTVAEIAGELTNAPDDGFGAALDLAYQEIGAEIRMIFEESEHTAIDLDAQVREEVLDELDAIDDEAWESDEALGWVYQYFGEEEREEIDDRVDEENYKIAGTDIATKTQLFTPRYIVEWMVDNSLGRTWLEMQGERTNIDDKENCFYLAPLAESLIDRETKAVENITVLDPACGSGHMLFYAFDVLYQMYLEEGEIPEKYISREILRNNLYGIDIDSGAAQIAALSLYLKAKTRAPNVEVDQINVASADAVLINGEKKEEVLSRTQSELEKEILDQIWTSFEHIREWGSLVRVEERIEEIIDDYRDELQAAGQSKFTQSGGLEKQASVVSFSDDESESWGAVKERLLENAREIARIALNEDNPVDEMFAAEVSKTVELLDILIHDYDVVVANPPYLGSAKMGDNLKQYVKDGYVGTRDLYAAFIQRSWEFAKENGYASLVTPENYMFSYSYRKLRRILLQNHQFVEGVHLSRYGFDQQKDAYTIPFLLRNSEPEELDKTRFYRMTHEQDLYDNYEKKIKGLNSLVGQIRNEEYSDDIYVVNPNDFLSIGRQPFLYWFGDSILNLFSQYPAIEESVEVKQGLATGDDDRFVRKHWEVPPAELESDYAPYQKSGSSSPYYDTQRDYLYWKDDGKEVKEYDGSYPRNPDYYFREGISFRGFGNYAVAREKPDDTIFYHKSHFVYSPEINDQYLLGYGNSTLVRFLLNGINPSLNFEVGDVKRLPIEPEPEQQQEVENLVNRARDRRKQLVALDETGDEFSPEVFANHVQGGVRELLHYEDQLNAEVGLIHGLIDPIIYDEYSIPTEERNRLYNNLPKNLSTYPVVENLEADYAILNNDVPKENLSPDEYESLLSNIVESPVEIRDAAEELEISPLTIADARYMEDLYEAERLEQAAGRVLSFCLGLIFGRWNADQDTEPVSDGMVVFDGSAGQSVRKQILSCIETFSDDDSAMLSSLEGSLGTSLDDWLRGSFFRYHHCKEYRRRGQRIPIYWQLESPDGAFSCFIYYHEIDANTLPKLRGQYLDRRIDELENELETLRAQTSGDNPEKELLNRKEKVQNDLNDIKEFRATVDEMIDDGVTVNPEKGIWENIKEWDQYEVLQTGLPKLKSSYLR